The DNA region TTTTCACTACACTCATTTTCAATGACAGAGtcaaggatgaaaatcatggataTAGAGAAACCAGATATAGGTGGGAcaattttcatgttatttggatAAAATCTCATAACCAAATTATACGACTAGTGCATTTTCTCTAACTATGTCCAAAATAAATCAAATCTTCTTAATAACTTCATCAATTTTTCTTCTCTACTCTTgagttttttttatattctcaaAATTGACAATAAATGAAAACACTGaacaaattaaaagataatgtaattttaagaaatgaaccaaaaaaaaaaaaaggtatataCTCCTAAGATTGTTTCCATTTCATCTATATCATTGCTTTATAAAAAGCATCTTAATTTATAgattaattcaaataattattctttttatgagaaagaaatataaattataaatatatatacatatgattagAGATATTTTTATGAATCGAATTAATCAATAAAGTGACATAGTAACCTATTAtaaatgtttatttattttagatcaagtataactttttttttaaaaattttttcatcttgaaaaaaataaataaaaactattaaattattattaggTACATTGAAAGGATAAATTTAATTAGCAACAAAAGTTATAAGAACAAAATTGGTCgatatttataaaatactaGAATTTCCTCACATGAGAACATTATAAAGTTGTCCACGTCTTAAAAGAAATCTAAGCATttcaatatatattttgatttccATATACTTTGATAAAATCAAAATTATGTAGTGGTAATTCGCACATTTAAATTATATTCATAGtcacacatatataaaataggaAATAATAAAATGGAATCATCACAACTATAgaaaacttaaataaaatatattaaatatttgaccaatatctttttcaaaagaacaaattatatttcaaaaattaagACCAAATCTTTtgataaattaattaataattaactaATATCTGCACGAtaaaagaattttcttttcaacattctattttgaaaatcataataagaaggaaaagaaaataattaaaggaTCAATCAATTTAACGTCTAATCTTTCAAGATAATGCATCAGATATAGTTAGTAGATACTGTTGAAATTGTAAGAAGTATTATGCTTTTGTTCTCACATATATCTTAAATGTCCTAACATTCAAAATTTTAGTAAATGATGAAAAGATCGCTGAACAGAAGAATGACAACTCCAGTGCGAAGTAGAAAATATACCGATATTAGTTTATTATCTATCACAAAAATCTTAATTTGAAGCACAAAATATTGATAGTAACGAAATGAACTCACGATCACAAGGGAGGTTATGGAATCATTCattctattttcttaaaaatatgtgCAGACGACTGCaacaaataagtttattgacaCCACCAATCGGTATCAGAAGTTGATAACTTATTCAAATTTGTGAAAAATAGGCCAAAGTCAAACGCCATTTTCAGAAACCTCAGTTCACCACAAAACTTATTAAAAATCACAATAAAATTTCACagagaaacaaagaaaaagcaTTTCTAATATAAAATACtaatgaacacacacacacacatggagGAATGGGAGAAATTGTAAGACAAATGAGGTACCTTTTTCATGTGCTAAATTCCTTCAAAGAGAGTCTGATTTTGTGAGAAAAAAAACTGTTTCAGAGGAAAGGGAAAGGTGTAATTAAGATAATAAAGAGGTGTGATTAAGAGAATAAAGAGGTATTGTTAAGAAATTTATGAGGGTGACGGTTGGATTTTCATAATAGATAACACATTAGTAAtttaaaaatagagaaaaaaaaattcaaaaaaaaggagaaaaaaaataaatggttTTTAAAATAGAGAGTACAACTATTCATATGATTAGAGATTGAATCGAACATCAATATGCTTAATAGACATGTTAATTTGATCagtataactttttttttttttttcttttaaaaaaaaaatatacttggACGTGTTATAAGATCGATATTTTAGATTTATGAGAACACTTTAAATAAATACCAGTACACGCACACTCACATATAATAGGAAATAATGGAATCATCACATatagaaattaaataaaatatattaaaacaCCACTATCTTTTTCAAAAGAACAAAAGtgataaattaattaataattaatagaACTCAAGTTGGATCAATGTGGCAATTGAGGGTTAGTTTTGGAAATTTGTAATGCTTACTGTTAGCTTGTATACGGCAGAAAATAGTCAAATACATACAAAAGGGGAGTGTGTATGGTTTTATTAATACCCGTGTACCTATTTGGCTATGAAAAATAGTACAACAAACACTACTTAAAAATCTCCATTTAACGTTCAAGAACTCACTTATTTCACAGAGACACagcgcgcacacacacatagTGGAAGAGAAATAAGAGAGTTGAGTGGGAAAAAAAAGGAGTTGGTTATTTTGCAACTTTCTTGCTGCCATGTTTGAATATGAGTGGATTATGGGAATTTAGGGAGGTGATTTGCCTCTCTGAATTCCCTTAATTGTTCTTTTTCTTGTGGGGGTGTGTTGGTTGAGGTGATCATTGTTTGTTCAGAAGGAAAAAGTAAGAACTTTTTACTCTGGAAAGTGAAGGAAACTGCTAGAAAGTGAAGAACTTGAAGAGAAAAAGATTGGTTGAAGTGGGCTTACTGTGTTTGTCAAAGGCTCTCTTCTGGGGTTGCTTCATTTTGGTTCACATGAGCATAAGAGGGTAAAAGATGGTAACTTTTTCAACTTCTACTTATAatcttgtttcatttttttctcctaATACTGTCTtactactttttttctttttgctttttagCCTTTAGTTGTTTGAATTATCTAGTATCTGTATTTGTTCACCTTGATGAAACTGCTTCTGAGTCTTCTCTTTGTGGGAAGTATGTGTATGATTTGCAGTGAAAAAATAAAGGGATGAAATTCTCCTTCTTGTTTGTGTTCTTTATGTGAAGGTGTGTTTTGTGCTTGAATTTTATTGAACTTCTTAAGCATGTTTGCAGCTTCATTCAATTCAAAAGGATAATTTTTGGAGTTTTGATTCAAAGATGAAAAAGTTTGTCTAACaagttgtttttgttgaaatgttaGGACAAACAAAAATGAGTAGAACACCAAATGAAATTCTAAGATGCAAAATGCTTTATTCACTGTGCCTAGTTCTATATGACCAtcagaaaaggaaaattgataGTGAAAGAGAAAATGGGAAAATATTGTTTCAAGATTTGGCAATTTTTTAGTCACTGCCTCAAGATTGATcaagaataataataacaatcaagaataataataacacaTTTAGTCAAGGTGCACACGATCGCtatcaaaaagaagaaagacataATGTAATTACACATATCTCTTATTAGTTATTCTGTGTTTCTGTATTTGTTGGGAGATTCTTTTTTCCTGATAAGTTATTGGGAGAAACTTTTTTACTAGTTTCCTACTTCTCTCTTCCTCTTTAGATGGCTGATGATTCTAGTTTGTGCTTAGGGAAATGCAAGGATAAGATTAGGTTTGAGTTTTGATATGCTTTGGGATAAAACTGGAAAAGGAGTCACATGATAGAGGTTGACTGCAGCCTTTAACTTGGTTTCTGAACACACTGGCTCACATGGAATTACATCTAGAATATTGTCTATATAGTCAAGAGaggataaataagaaaaataatagtgGATATtgtcaaaaagaaaaacaatagaGGGTCTTCAGGTTGAGGTCTTCAAGGATATGTGTAATACAACTATACAAGCTATTGTCAAACCAGTGAAAATCTCTGTTGGAACTAGATGCACCATCTACTCTCTATCTAGGAGCAAATGTTGTTTATTAGCGTGTAGCTCGGCCTACTTCTGAAGTGAGAACGGGAATCAGAAGATAATAGATTTTTAGACACTTCTCATTTTTTAATACATGTGAAAGCTTAACACCTGATCCCAAGGAAGCAAAATCATCGATAATAAGAAACTTAAGGGTAAGGGTGCGGTATGAGGTTAATAACAGTTAGGCTAATACATTGAATTAAATTGTGAAAAAAGCAAAGTTAAAGCTTAACAGGGAACTTATTGCTCTCACTTAGAGTAGATACTCAATGTCAAAGAGGTTGACTCTGGACACAAACACAGATAGTACAGTGACTGATGATTGAAAAAACCCTTGGAGTCTTATTCCACTATTAAGATCTTAGGTCTTAAGAGATTCAATTTATAACGAAAAAACTCCAATATCTTCTATGAGAATATAGTGAATGTCATCACTTTCTAAGAAGTCTTTTTATTTTCCAGGGTATAAACATTCGGTATGAGTCTCCTCTTTTGGGAAGTGTCAAACAAAGTGTTCACacagaaagaaaaatgaatgttttATAAATAGATTTCAAATGAAAGCCTAGTATAGAGATATATGTCATTGATGTAATAATTCGAAGACTTGAACTTCTCAACGAATTTCAACTTGGAACTCATCACTTTGAGGCCTTTTATTGATGGGAATAATAATAGGTCTATTCTTGTTAATTGCTGTGGAACATCTTTTAATCATTGTGAGTATAAACATGAGATGATCATTTTCCCAATACCATGGCATTTCTGTCCTGCTCATTAAAGTGGTTGACTTTACTAGTGTTGTTAGCCGGAGAACTatgatccttatatggtctTCAATTCATTTCAAGGTGTTGAAGGTTCATGGATTTGGGTTTTAAAATTAGCTAAAGATAATTATTTTGTGGTTGGACAAAAGCATGCTTAAGCAATTAACTATAGAGCTTTAAttgattttattgtaggtttaAACAACAGCTTAAATGAAAATCTGTACATACAAGTTCGGCCATCACTCGATTAATCTTTGAATATCAAGTTTCACTTAGAAATTGGTCTTTTGTCTAACTATCCACATGCTGCCAATTAACAACACTGATTGACCAcggaaaattaattattttggaaattcTTTTTGGGAGAATCGGAAGTCATAATCTAAAGAACTTCCAGAAAGTGACCATGTTGTGAGGAATTGCTGATTCATTATCCTGTAGGTCGTCTCAAGAACTTGTCATCTTAGAATTTCTTGCCGTGTCTCTATTGCAATGTAGACTATGTATCTGTTGGCCAGAAGAAACTGGAGAACTGGTCTTCTTGCTACTTACATATCAATTGTGTTGAAATTAATATCTATTCTTCTCTCAGGTTTCACGAATATATTGAAACAGCTAAGTTTGATCTGACTCAGAAGAAAGTTGgttccatggtcaagctactACATATCTTGCATGAATTTCCTGATGTTGTTCAGTGTGTCAGATCAACTTACATTTTCTAAGCAGCTTCCTCTGAGCATTACTTAAGAAAGGATATCTTTTTGCACTTTGAACACTTGATCTGACACATCTGTCTATTTCTGGTTGTTTCAACTATTGAAGACATCTCTTTGGGCAGGAAGTAGACCTGATAGTGTAGCTGATTCCACTTAAGGGTCAAATCTTCTTTGGAAAAATTCCCTTGGCCTTTGAGAGGAGCAAATTCTTTTAAAGCAAgagcatatatttatatttgtcTCTCCATTGGCTCTGCTGGGCAAATCTCCTTTGGCAAATCGTAAAGTTCCGTGGTTTGGTGGTTCTTTGCCGTGGTTATAATCTAGGTGTCATCTTCCTTTGTTGGCAAAAGGTTGTTCCATATATCTGGCAAGTTGGACTTCCTCTTCAACCTGTGAGGAAGAGCTGAAGCGGCACTTCTACGACAACCACAATTGATTGGAACTCTCTTCTCGGCACAACCCTTCTATTGAACTTCCGTTCAATTCTGTGGGCAAATCTCCTTTGGCATttcggagttggtagactccaacaacacaatttgTCTTTAGGGCAAATCTCCTTTGGCATTCATCTCCTTTTGGAGATACTATCTTGGTCTCTGTTTAAAAGACAGATTGACCTAGATCTAATTATCTTTAGAATTTTACATCAGTCGTCGTAGGAAGTAGGAAGATTGGCACTCGTCATCAGCAGGGATCCATATAATTTTGTAAGTTTGGATCAAGCAGCAAGGATTTGCAAGTGACTTTGTGGTATGTCTTTACTCATCATTTATGTTTCCGTGTATTTTATGTTTAGTTATATCATCTAAAAGACTAAAACCAATAGGGATTGGGCGGCTTAGTTAATTTAGTTAAGCTGATCATGGTTTCCATTTGTTCCTATTCAAGTCATCCCATCAATTGTACTCAGTTCTGGATAAGAATAGTGCAGTGCAGTACAGTAGATGAGCTACTGAATAAATATAATGCATCATAATTTAGTTAAGTGTGTGTTAATCCTTCAAATCAAAGTTTCACTCAGTTGTTTGTATCTCTACAATTTAATTGAGCTACTTCAGCACCAAGAATCATTGATTGCAACTTTTATTCCAATACTATGTTTATTTAACCCTCATTTCTTGACTTATAAATTGTTATTTCTCAGATTGCAGAATATATTTCCCTAGTTTCCACATTATGGATACATCTCTAAGTGACTTCGATAGTTTCAGCGAGAGCAGCAGTTATGATGATCAGGATTATGTTGAGTATCTGTATGGTGGGCATGCCTGTTCTATTCTTTCAAGTCTTGAGGAAAGCATCGGTAAAATCGATGATTTCCTCTCCTTTGAGAGAGTGTTCATGTATGGGGACATTGTATGCTCAGAAAAAGACCCATCTGGACAGATGGGAAAAGTGGTCAACGTCGAGATGACTGTTGAcctggaaaatatttatggaagCAAAATACGAGATGTTAACTCAAAAGATCTTCTGAAAATACGTTCCATTTCAGTTGGGGATTATGTAGTGATGGGCCCATGGCTTGGGAAAGTGGAAAAGATTGTCGATAAAATTACAGTTCTCTTTGATGATGGTGCAAAGTCTGATTTCTCAGCAGAAGGTTCAGAAAGACTCACACCTATTTCCCCTGATTTAGTTGAAGACCCACAATATCCTTTCTACCCGGGACAAAGGGTTCAAGTTCAGTCTGTATCTGCCTCCAGGTCAACCAACTGGTTATGCGGTATGAAAAGTGGCAAAAGAGAGCAAGGTACCATTTACGCTGTGGAGGCCGGAGTCGTGCATGTAGATTGGATTGGCTGTGGCAGTCTTGGTTGTGAAAAGATGCCCAGCCCTCCAAATTTGCAGGACTCAGAAAAGTTGACCTTGTTGTCTTGCTTCTCCCATGCAAAGTGGCAGCTTGGAGATTGCTGTGTACTTCCAGTTGCTGACTCTTTGCGACAAAGTATTCAAAGCTCACCTTCCTGTGGAACAATGGAAGAGGATAGGCAGCTAAACAAGGCATCTCAGAAAAGTAATAAGAGCTTAACTGTTCCGCAAGTTGCTGTAATTTCAAGGACAAGGACAAAAGTTGATGTTTTATGGCAGGATGGAAGCGTGGCTATTGGATTGGACTCAGATTCTGTTTTTCCTGTCAATATTGTGGACGCTCATGAGTTTTGGCCAGAGCAGTTTGTGCTTGAGAAGGGAATGGGTGATGAATCGTCTGTTCCCAGTCCAAAAAGGTGGGGTGTGGTGAGATGTGTTGACGCAAAGGAGCGAACTGTGAAGGTAAAATGGACAACATTTTCCTTGAATGAACCAAATAACTATAGGGTAGAGCAAAGTGAAGAAATTGTGAGTGCATATGAATTGATGGACCATCCAGACTACTCATACTGTTTGGGTGATGCGGTTTGCAAGTTTTGTGAGGATCAGCTTTTCAGTCTTGATGGAAAGAGTTTAAGTACACATATGTTTTCTGAGACTGGCATGGACTGCAACTCTGATCTTAAGAATGTTGATACTGGAAAAGATAATTTGGATATCCCTAGTTATGATCACTTATCTTGCAttggtattattgttggctTCAAAGATGGCGATATTGAAGTAAAATGGGCTACTGGTTTTACAAGCATGGTAAGGGTGCTCttctttctattcttttatttttggggGGTTAAACCCTGTTTCTGTCTCTTTGTTTCCCGTAGCTAAAAGTGAGTATGACATTTAACTTGATTGGAAATTCAAAAGGATACTTACTGTTTATTGACATTAGCACTCATGTTTTGCTGATTTCCTACAATCATTTCATTACTATTCCTTTTCACATTGTTTATCAAATTTGactttttttggtttaaagTTGATAAGAGGAAAGAGCTTGAAATTTGCAACCAAAAGGGTTTAGTTTTTTGAAGGAATATTGTTCATGTGATAAGTATTGAAAGTAACAAATAATGTACCAAGGGGTAAAATGCTTTGAGAAACCTcttcctaattttttatttatgtcttgAGCTGGCTCAAATCTTGTCTTTATTCATATATACTCATCAGGTTGCACCCTTTGAGATCTACCGGATAGATAAATGTGAGGCTGCTGTTTCCATCACTGCACCCCATGCTGAAAATGCTGAGCCATCAGGTGTGGAGATGAATTCAAATGAAAGTCAACTTTCAAAGGATGAGGAAAAGGTCAGTCTAATTGCCTCACCGTGTGTTGTGCCTTAGGTGTGATTGCAAGATCATTTGGCATCCACATTAAAGGCAGCTTAATATTGCATGGATTTTCATTAGTTATTTGTATCCTTACTTCATAATCTTCAACTTCTCGTGTGAAAGTTTGACAgaattaaatttttgaaattcagGACTTGTTGAAGTTTGGTGGCAACAGTGAAAGTTGCAATGAGAGCTTGTGGGACTCTGGTTCCTGTTTGCTTTCTCGAACTGCTGTTGGCTTTTTCTCTAGTATCACCTCAAGTCTTTTTGGCTCCTTGAGCACATCACTGTTTGGTACATACCAAACTATATCAGAAGAAGGGCAGAAATCAAGGATTGTTGATGAGGAGGAAGTCATAGAAGTTAGCAATGTGAATGCAGGAATTCCTGCATTTGAGGTAGGAGACTTGAAGGCTTCACCTGAAATGGAGCTAAAGCAAGGACAGGAAACAACTGAGGGCCAAAAAGATGATGCTTTGCCGTCTTCCAGCAAGCTGCCTGAACATTTTCAACAGTTTGATGTGGTCACTGGTTTCTCAGACCACCATTTTGCAGATGGTGCTGGAAAGGCCCAGTTATCCCAGGTACAATatatttttgtagttttttcCCAAGTGAACATGTCTGCTTAGTGTTCTTTTTACTGTTCTCATTTCTGTTCTTTAATCTTTCTATTACTTCGCAGGTGAGAAGAGGTTGGCTGAAGAAGGTCCAGCAAGAGTGGAGCATTTTGAAACATGATCTTCCTGGTGAGGATTTCAACCTATTTTTCTGTTCAAGTATGTCGAATGATGATATAGTTTACCCTGTCTACCTATGTTTTTGGCAAGTATAAGTCATGCTTGTTGAGCTAAAAGATGGTTGAATGGGGAATAGAATATCATAACATTGACACTGGTGAAGCTACTCAAATGTACTAAAACGAGGGAAAATTTTGAAGAGCAATAAGCCAGTCGTTCAATGAGAATTTACAAAATGTGCAACTAGAATTTTAATACCTGAAATATTGTTCTTCTGTAGCTTATGGAATATGAGAAATATCAGTTGTTCTGTAGTTCATGTACTAAAGGCAAATGTTAATTCCTTTGATAGGGCAGTCCCCAAGTTTTGTGTTTTGTCTGTAGCTTTTGGGGGAGAGGGGCTGAGATATAGAACCTAAGTTTACCATAACTCGACTGTGctatatctttttcttttctgggATAAAGCTGCACAATATCTGATTGTATCAACAAGAAGCCTCTTTATCATTGAATATATGGTTTATAGTGCATGTCTTTGGCTATTTATCCACACTGACTTTATCAAAACTTTAAACAGAGTCTATCTATGTACGCGTCTATGAGGACAGAACTGATTTGATTCGAGCAGCCATTATTGGTGCACCTGGGACTCCGTATCATGATGGACTGTTCTTCTTTGATATTTACCTACCTCCGGACTATCCTCATGAGCCACCTGTAAGTAAATCTCTATAGCTTGTATGATAATCTGTAACATGATGCACAAGTTGTTGCTTATTTCCACAATATGCTGAATCCATATTATATGTATTATAAGATCTTACACAGTTAGGTGTCCAGTTATCTAACTCCGCCATCCAATTGTGAAATCCATCTGTTTTGTGATTTATAAGATCGAGCATACACCTTCTAGATAAAGCTTAATGAGATTTTGCAAAAATGAAATTGTGCAGATGGTCTACTATCACTCTGGCGGGCTTCGTGTCAATCCCAACTTGTATGAGTCAGGAAAGGTCTGTCTTAGTCTCTTAAATACATGGACGGGCTCTGGAAATGAAGTGTGGAACCCCAAAAGTTCCACGATTCTACAAGTTCTCCTCTCTCTTCAAGCTCTTGTGCTCAATGAAAAGCCTTATTTCAATGAGGCTGGATATGATGCGCAGATTGGAAAAGCTGATGGTGAAAAGAACTCAGTTAGCTACAACGAGAATGCTTTCCTTGTCACCTGCAAGTCCATGTTATACCTACTCCACAAGCCACCCAAGGTAAATGATTTACATTCCAATTTTCGTCATGGCATGTTTAAATTTCAGATAAAAAGCACGTACAGAAGAGGCATATTTGTTAAGAACTGGAATTTGGACTCTGGCAACATAAATCTCTAATTACCACCAAGAATTTTTATATTCTAACAATAGAGGCACTTCCCTTTTAATCTGAAAGTTTCTGAATTGCTTGGTCAATTATGCTGCAGCATTTTGAGGCACTCATGGGAGAGCACTTCGGTAAAAGATGGAAACACATTTTGTTGGCTTGTAAGGCGTACATGGATGGTGCACCCGTTGGTTCTGCGTTTCAACCCAAAAATGAAGACGAAGAACCAATAAAAGGAAGCTCTACAGGGTTCAAGATTATGCTTGGCAAGCTTTACCCTAAACTCGTGGTGGCATTTTCTGACAAAGGCATCGATTGCACTCAGTTGTCCGATTAAGAGCAGCTATGaacctatgtaataaaaacctTACCAATATGTTTACAATTTCAGTATTTGGACTGGCCCTGATGTGGTTTTGCTATGTTAATTTAAAGCGTGCAGATGTGTGTTGTGGGCTTGTTTGGGGAGGGGGAGGGGTTTGTGAGTAATGAGTATTTGAaccatatttgtgtatatatgcattGTAACTGTAATATATTGTAGCTTGAATAAATGGTTGAACCTTGTGACTGTATGTTTACTATGTTATCCAGTTGTCTTGGAACTTCTGGTCTCAACATGTTTTGTTTACCACTTGTGTCCAAATTGCATAAAGGTGTACACTATAGCAAAGTACGCCAACTTTCCAATGGCTGGTTCAACTTTGTGTTGTAAGGAAAGGTTATATCAATTCTCCATCAATAGGTAgattttttcttctaaaaatcacttttttctaCAGGTGGATTCATTTTATGTTCTTACTCCTTGTCACAAGAGTGATACTCCTAAGCATTGGTCTCACtgctctcttttctctttttttttccacttgtaAGTAAATGGTTATATTTAAATACTTCTCCATCTTGTTAAATTAAAATACGTGTTGGCAATAGTGACATACATCAACTTAGATATCTTCGCTAATCTCGCCAATGAATAGCTGAGATCATTCTTCAAAACACAgatatactatttttttttaaaagaaaagaaaatgttaACAAATGTTGCATATGTTTATCTGACAAAGatatttcacttgaaaaaaataagaggtAAATTAAGGTTAGGAGGGTTTCCCATGAATCAAATCAAAGAAACCGTTGGtattaaagtaaaaataaatggAACTGTAAAGAACGTTTATTGCATGCTAATTGACTTCAGAATTTGGTGAAAAGCTTTCAAATATGTTATGTTATCATTGAAATGCAAATAAAGCAAGTTAATCTTCatctcttttaatttttcaactATATTGAACCTTCTTATTTCCATTTCCACTAGTATAAAATCACAACTAGAAATTAACCATAATAAATACTCGTCAATTGAGGTGAGGaatcacaaaatattttttccctAAAAACTGTTTATAATTTACCTCATCTATTAACAGACTATGCTTCAATAACAATTGGTTTGGATCACTAATACAAATCCGTTATCTATCTATTATGTCTTGTCCAGGTCTACTTCATTCAAATATTAAATTACTTAtctttttgaataaattatgAATTGAAGTTCTCTGGATCTCACACttctctctaaaaaaaaaaacgtataGGTGTCTTGTAATAATACAAAAGACTTATGACAAAATAACATGCCTAATATAAGCTCGATGagtccgcgacttaagtagcacaaaaaataaaaagttgtaccaaactagtgcaaaaaaaaaaaaaattccattagtagtattcacgcacgaatttcgtgcgtgaaaggaccaaagtgcaaaatttcacttttggcGCTTTTTTTTAGGCGCGCctgcacgaaattcgtgcgtgaaaggagctgaactgtttttttttttttttgcgttacctttccaaacacgtttttttccatactttgggcaaagattagtcatatttcaaaattctaaaatatcaatattttatataaaacttaatatctttttttgcgtacaataatgtcggccgttacatcaagtccacctaaacgtttggatcgtcgttttaggggttctaaagtgccccgaagcaagttttgaaacttgtaatatttatagggttttgatttaagtgttttaataataattcatccaatacgagaggtttatactaattaaaaaataattcattccatttaattacaatactaattcaaagcaatacaataataaattacaattacaataacaatacaatcttcaagttctagaggctctattacttcgagacgtgcttgtactaccacggccttgttgcccacacgaacgcttgtcatggccatattgcttacatatagagcacttgcgagagtaagttctttcactaacatccatttgattgggtctacgactccgtgagttaatgcc from Lycium ferocissimum isolate CSIRO_LF1 chromosome 2, AGI_CSIRO_Lferr_CH_V1, whole genome shotgun sequence includes:
- the LOC132045198 gene encoding probable ubiquitin-conjugating enzyme E2 24, whose amino-acid sequence is MDTSLSDFDSFSESSSYDDQDYVEYLYGGHACSILSSLEESIGKIDDFLSFERVFMYGDIVCSEKDPSGQMGKVVNVEMTVDLENIYGSKIRDVNSKDLLKIRSISVGDYVVMGPWLGKVEKIVDKITVLFDDGAKSDFSAEGSERLTPISPDLVEDPQYPFYPGQRVQVQSVSASRSTNWLCGMKSGKREQGTIYAVEAGVVHVDWIGCGSLGCEKMPSPPNLQDSEKLTLLSCFSHAKWQLGDCCVLPVADSLRQSIQSSPSCGTMEEDRQLNKASQKSNKSLTVPQVAVISRTRTKVDVLWQDGSVAIGLDSDSVFPVNIVDAHEFWPEQFVLEKGMGDESSVPSPKRWGVVRCVDAKERTVKVKWTTFSLNEPNNYRVEQSEEIVSAYELMDHPDYSYCLGDAVCKFCEDQLFSLDGKSLSTHMFSETGMDCNSDLKNVDTGKDNLDIPSYDHLSCIGIIVGFKDGDIEVKWATGFTSMVAPFEIYRIDKCEAAVSITAPHAENAEPSGVEMNSNESQLSKDEEKDLLKFGGNSESCNESLWDSGSCLLSRTAVGFFSSITSSLFGSLSTSLFGTYQTISEEGQKSRIVDEEEVIEVSNVNAGIPAFEVGDLKASPEMELKQGQETTEGQKDDALPSSSKLPEHFQQFDVVTGFSDHHFADGAGKAQLSQVRRGWLKKVQQEWSILKHDLPESIYVRVYEDRTDLIRAAIIGAPGTPYHDGLFFFDIYLPPDYPHEPPMVYYHSGGLRVNPNLYESGKVCLSLLNTWTGSGNEVWNPKSSTILQVLLSLQALVLNEKPYFNEAGYDAQIGKADGEKNSVSYNENAFLVTCKSMLYLLHKPPKHFEALMGEHFGKRWKHILLACKAYMDGAPVGSAFQPKNEDEEPIKGSSTGFKIMLGKLYPKLVVAFSDKGIDCTQLSD